The Sulfurospirillum sp. UCH001 genome segment GTAATCGATTTTTGCACGAAGTGTATGAAGTGGAACGCGTCCCTCTAGGTACCATTCAGTTCTTGCCATCTCAGCACCACCAAGACGTCCAGAAACAGAAATTTTAATACCTTTAGCACCTGATTTTTGTGCACCTTGGATCACTTTCTTCATTGCACGTCTAAATGCTACACGACGCTCAAGTTGCATTGCAACGTTCTCTGCACAAAGTTGAGCAGAAGATTGAGGACGTCTCTCTTCTTTAATGTTAACGTTTACATCTTTGTCAATCAACTTAGTTAATTTAACTCTTAATTTTTCAATATCAGAGCCTTTTTTACCAATAATGATACCAGGACGTGCAGCAACAACTGTAACTCTAAGCTTCTTAGCAGTTCTTTCAATCAAAATTTGACTAACGCCTGCATAGTAAAGCTCTTTTTTCAAAAATGTTCTAATTTTGTAATCTTCACCAATACTTGTCGCTAAGGTTTGTTTACCTGGGAACCAACGAGAATCCCAATTTCTATTGATACCAAGTCTTAAACCAATCGGATTTACTTTTTGACCCATCTTAGTCTTCCTTCTTTGCAGCTTTTGCTACTTCAACAATGATATGAGAAGTTGGTTTTCTAATGCCACTCGCACTACCTCTAGCTCTTGGCATAAAACGCTTCAACACTGGACCAGCATCAACGCGACAAGAAGCAACAACAACTTCATTTGGCTCAAATCCGCCATTAGAAACAGCAGAAGCGATTACTTTAGAGATAACTTTCGCACCTTTGTTTGGCATAAACTCTAAACTTGCCATAGCAAGCTCTGCATTCATTCCTTGAACTTCACGTGCAATTAGTCTTGCTTTTGTAGGTGATAAACGGATAAATTTTAATATTGCTTTACTCATCTTCTACCTACTTACCAATTTTTTTCTGAACAGAGCCTTTGTGACCCTTGAACGTACGTGTTGGTGCAAATTCACCCATTTTATAACCAATGTGATTCTCTGTTACATAAACTGGAACAAAGTTTCTACCATTATGAACATTGAATGTAATACCGATCATATCAGGAATAATAGTACTTCTACGAGACCATGTCTTAATCGGCTTGTTTGATTTTGTCTCTTTTGCTTCAACCGTTTTTTTCAACAAATGAGCATCAACAAAAGGACCTTTTTTTAGCGATCTAGCCATCTATTTTCCTTTTCTTCTAGAAATAATCAGTTTGTCGCTCGCTTTTTTCTTACGAGTTTTTCTACCTTTAGTTGGTTGTCCCCATGGAGTTACTGGATGACGTCCTGAGTTGGTTTTACCCTCACCACCACCGTGTGGGTGATCTACTGGGTTCATCGCAGAACCACGAGTTTGAGGTCTAATACCACGGTGTCTGTTACGACCCGCTTTACCAATAACAACGTTTGCCCAATCTTCATTTCCAACAACACCAACAGTAGCCATACACTCTGCCAATACTTGTCTCATCTCACCACTTGGAAGTCTTACCATAACATATTGAGTCTCTTTACCCATAAGTTGAGCATAACCACCAGCACTTCTAGCCATTTGGCCACCTTTGCCAGGTTTAAGTTCAATGTTGTGTAAGATTGTACCTACAGGGATGCTTTTTAGCTTCATTGCATTACCTGGTTTAATATCAAGTCCGCCTTCAGCTGCTTGTACTTTATCGCCTACTTTAAGACCTGATGGTTGAAGAATATATCTTTTCTCACCGTCTACATAGTTGATAAGTGCAATTCTACAATTTCTGTTTGGATCGTATTCGATTGCTGCTACAGTACCTTCGATATTAAACTTTGTACGTTTAAAATCAATAATTCTGTAAAGTTTTTTGGCGCCCGCTTCTTTATGACGAGAAGTGATTCTACCATTGTTATTTCTACCCGCAGTTGCAGCAACTTTTACAAGAAGTGAAGGAACACTAGCTTTTGCTGTGATGTCACTTGAATCAAGTCCTGTTAAAAATCTACGACTTGGGGTGTAAGGTTTAAATGATTTTATTGCCATGATTACGCCTCCACATTCTCTAGTTTAGCGCCCTCTGGCAACTGAACATAAAACTTTTTAAAATCATTACGTTTGCCTTCAATGCCTTTAAACTTTTTAACTTTTCCCATAACTCTAAGAGAATTGATTTTTAATGGAGTGAAACCAAAGTATTGTTTTAATACTTCTTTCAAGCCATTTTTTGTCATTCTTACTGAAGTTTGGATAACAACTGTACCATTCTCTTGAAGGCTCAAGCTCTTTTCAGTATAAAGGATTGCCTTAATATCAGTAATATCAGCCATTCTTAGCCCTCTTTTGTGATTGTTTCAAGCACTGATTTTTCTATGATTACCGCATAGAACGCAGTTGCTAAATACGCATTAAGCTCATTTGCTTCAACAAGGTAGCAGTTTTGAATATTTCTAAACGCTAACAATGTTTTCTCGTCAACCAATTCTTTAACGATTAATGCATCTCTTGTACCAAGTGTTTTGATGATTTTTGCTGCGTCTTTAGTTTTACCAGATTCAACGCTCAAAGAATCAACAACAAAAAGCGCGTTATTAGCTGCTTTTTCATTCAATGCGAACTCAAGTGCTAATTTTTTCTGTTTTTTGTTAACTTTTAAATCATAATTTCTGTTAGCTTTTGGTCCGAATGCAGCACCACCGCCAACCCATACTGGACTTCTTCTACTACCAGCACGCGCACCACCACGGCCTTTTTGAGCCCATGGTTTTTTACCACCACCGCTTACATCACCTTTTGTTTTAGAGTGAGCAGTGTTTGAACGAAGCGCAGCTTGGTATGATTTGACATAAAGATATAAGTTGTGTGAGTGAATCTCTTCAAAACTTGCAGGAAGAGCCAATGCACCAACATTTTCTAATTTTTCATTTAATACGATTGCGCTACTCATTTAACAATCCTTGCTTTACCTAATGATCCATTTGCACCTGGAACTGAGCCTTTAACAGCTAAGATACCATTTTGAGCATCAAATGAAACGATCTCATTTTTTACGGTTACTTGGGTATTACCATAGTGACCTGGCATTTTTTTGCCTTTTTGAACACGACCTGGCCATTCGCGGTTACCAATTGAACCAGTACTTCTGTGGAAACGGTGACCGTGTGCACCTGGACCACCACCAAAGTTGTGACGTTTCATAACACCTGAGAAACCTCTACCTTTAGTATTCAAAGACACTTTAAGTGTTTTTGCATCACCTAGAGGAGCTGTATCTAAATCGCCTGCTTCAGCGTTTGCAACATCTAAAGTCACAAAGCGATTAAATTCAGCAGAAAGGTTATACTTTTTTTGCTGACCTGCAATAGCTTTGTTCATTTTTTTGCCACTTGCATAAGAGACTAAAGCACGTTTGTTTTCATCAACTGAACACACTTTTGCTTCTAAAACTCTGAGTAACGTGACAGGAACGCTTGGTACTGCAATTGTTCGGCTCATGCCGATTTTTTCAATAATATATTCCATCATTACCCCTTATTTACCCATAGCTCTAACTTCAACATTGACTTCTGGAGCGAGGTCAAGTTTCATGAGTGAATCAACTGTATCAGTAGTCGCAGACACGATGTCGATCATACGTGCATGGATTCTCATCTCAAATTGCTCTCTTGAAGTTTTGTTTACGTGCGGAGATCTAAGCACTGTATAGCGCTTGATTTTTGTAGGCATAGGAATTGGTCCGACAATTTCGGCTCCAGTTCGTTTGACAGCTTCGACGATAGCTGCAACAGATCTGTCTAAAACTCTATGGTCATACGCCTTGAGTTTAAGTCTAATTTTTTCCATTTAGGTACCCCTGTAAAGAACTTGTCATCGTGATGATGACCTAATTAAAGGACTGTGATTTTACTATAATAGATAGAGAAAGTCAAGAAATAAGGGGTTTTTCACCATGTAAAAATAAATTTTATTTCCTTTTAAAAAGGAAAGTATTAAACTTGTACTATCAAAATTCTATTTATTTTCAATGAAATTTTGAGGAAATCAATATCATATTTGATTAAAAAAAGTTAACCTTTTAAATACATTTAAGGAAAATTTATGCAAACACTTCAAGCTTTTTATGAAACAAATTATAAAAATAACCTCTTTTTTGATCGAAAAATTATCATAGAACACAAAAAAACAATCCTCTATGGGCCACGAAAAAGTGGAAAAAGCCATCTTATTATTGATCATATTGGTCATTATGAGAAAGGGAGTTATCTTTATATTGATTTTTCTGATGATCGTGTAGAACCTCATTTAGTGGCAGAAAACTTGCCTCTTTTTATACAAAAAAATCGTATTAAACTCTTAGTCATTGAACATTTCGATTTTTCGTTTGAGCTCCCAATAGTCGATGAAATTCTCCTTACAACTTCTTATTCATCACACGAACTTGAGGGTTATGAAAAGCTAACTCTTTATCCATTAGATTTTGAAGAATTCATCTCATTTGATAAAAAACATTCGAATATTGAGAACCTTTTTAACCTTTATACAAATCATGGAACATTTCCACAAATTGTACAAAGCGTGGAACTTGATTACCAAAAACAAATGCAAAATCTATTACATCTTATTTTAAATGATGCAACGACTTTTCTCATCTATAAACGATTCTGTGAATTGCAAAGTACGAAAATCTCCCTCTTTCAAATCTATAACCATTTAAAGGCATTCACAAAAATATCTAAAGATAAACTGTATGCCATTACATCTGAACTTGTCGATCAAAAGCTTCTTTTTTTTGTTGAGAAGTACAATCAGCCTACGTCTGCAAAAAAAGTGTATCCTATTGATTTTGCACTGAAAGACGCGCTAACCTTTAAAAAAGATTTTCTAAAACGTTTCGAGAATATGGTCTTTTTGGAACTGATAAAACGAGGAAAAACTATTTATTATGAAGAGGGAATTGATTTTTTTATCCCCAGTGAATCTCTGGCTGTCTTATGTGTTGGATTTGCGACAACAGAGGCTATTGAGATGAAACTTCAAAAACTTTTGCCTACCTTTTGGGCATTGCACATCAAGCGCATCGAAGTTGTTACACTGAGCAGTGAAAGTGCTAAAGACATTGAGGGCTTTAGCTTTTCCATTGCTCCTTTTTGGGAGTGGTCATTACAGCTCTAAAACCGGTGTAATAAACTTTTGAATGGTAATGGCATTGCCTTTTTTATTGAAATAAAAATGGTCTAAAAGTTTGCGGATAATCACAAAACCACGTCCATTGAACTTCTCTGCATTAATGACAATATTTTTAAGCACCATTGTATCAAAGCCTTCTCCTTGATCGCTAATGGTTGCTTCGAACAACTCTCGCTTTCCATTAGGAATAATTCCATAAATGATTTTAATTTTTTTATTATGATGTAATTGTTCAAGACGTAACATCTCATCATCAAACTGATTGTGCTCTATAAGATAATTTTTACGTGCTTTATCGACACCAAAACTACCGTGTTCAAGAGCATTGAGCAGTAACTCAGAAAATGTCAGCATAATCTGACTTGACGTTTTGCTATCGACATGGTGTGATTTTAAATAGCCTGCGACAGTAAGTAATGCTTCATCAATAGCTTCATAGGTACTAGGGATACGCAGTACTTTAAAATCTTTGGAAATTTCTAATTTTTGAATATAAATATATGTAAGGTCATCATCACCTTGACCAATACGCATCGCTACTTTATCTCGAAAATCTTTGACACAAATAGAATCTATGAAGTCATCCTTTAAACATGACCCGTAGATTTTCCCTCCATGCATAAGACTTTCACTAAGACCATCACTGTAGCAAAGCATTTTTGAAATAGAAACCGAAGGCAATGAATTAATGCGAACATTTTCCGTAAAAATACTCAA includes the following:
- a CDS encoding 50S ribosomal protein L23, which produces MADITDIKAILYTEKSLSLQENGTVVIQTSVRMTKNGLKEVLKQYFGFTPLKINSLRVMGKVKKFKGIEGKRNDFKKFYVQLPEGAKLENVEA
- a CDS encoding SpoIIE family protein phosphatase encodes the protein MFHEKEDLEKAFNKELFVIKNDLYYQQIDLTKNGKKELLRVDISYKPHSTLSGDTYSLRKTNDGRLVGFIADAMGKGLSAAMSAMAITRFLNYFFDELEEEEGFVFDVWIHKTLKFLQKNLFDEEIMSIVLVEYNIHESVIKYASCGMPAFFIISENGDFQAIRSNNPPLSIFTENVRINSLPSVSISKMLCYSDGLSESLMHGGKIYGSCLKDDFIDSICVKDFRDKVAMRIGQGDDDLTYIYIQKLEISKDFKVLRIPSTYEAIDEALLTVAGYLKSHHVDSKTSSQIMLTFSELLLNALEHGSFGVDKARKNYLIEHNQFDDEMLRLEQLHHNKKIKIIYGIIPNGKRELFEATISDQGEGFDTMVLKNIVINAEKFNGRGFVIIRKLLDHFYFNKKGNAITIQKFITPVLEL
- a CDS encoding ATP-binding protein → MQTLQAFYETNYKNNLFFDRKIIIEHKKTILYGPRKSGKSHLIIDHIGHYEKGSYLYIDFSDDRVEPHLVAENLPLFIQKNRIKLLVIEHFDFSFELPIVDEILLTTSYSSHELEGYEKLTLYPLDFEEFISFDKKHSNIENLFNLYTNHGTFPQIVQSVELDYQKQMQNLLHLILNDATTFLIYKRFCELQSTKISLFQIYNHLKAFTKISKDKLYAITSELVDQKLLFFVEKYNQPTSAKKVYPIDFALKDALTFKKDFLKRFENMVFLELIKRGKTIYYEEGIDFFIPSESLAVLCVGFATTEAIEMKLQKLLPTFWALHIKRIEVVTLSSESAKDIEGFSFSIAPFWEWSLQL
- the rplD gene encoding 50S ribosomal protein L4, which produces MSSAIVLNEKLENVGALALPASFEEIHSHNLYLYVKSYQAALRSNTAHSKTKGDVSGGGKKPWAQKGRGGARAGSRRSPVWVGGGAAFGPKANRNYDLKVNKKQKKLALEFALNEKAANNALFVVDSLSVESGKTKDAAKIIKTLGTRDALIVKELVDEKTLLAFRNIQNCYLVEANELNAYLATAFYAVIIEKSVLETITKEG
- the rpsJ gene encoding 30S ribosomal protein S10, whose protein sequence is MEKIRLKLKAYDHRVLDRSVAAIVEAVKRTGAEIVGPIPMPTKIKRYTVLRSPHVNKTSREQFEMRIHARMIDIVSATTDTVDSLMKLDLAPEVNVEVRAMGK
- the rplB gene encoding 50S ribosomal protein L2, whose product is MAIKSFKPYTPSRRFLTGLDSSDITAKASVPSLLVKVAATAGRNNNGRITSRHKEAGAKKLYRIIDFKRTKFNIEGTVAAIEYDPNRNCRIALINYVDGEKRYILQPSGLKVGDKVQAAEGGLDIKPGNAMKLKSIPVGTILHNIELKPGKGGQMARSAGGYAQLMGKETQYVMVRLPSGEMRQVLAECMATVGVVGNEDWANVVIGKAGRNRHRGIRPQTRGSAMNPVDHPHGGGEGKTNSGRHPVTPWGQPTKGRKTRKKKASDKLIISRRKGK
- the rplC gene encoding 50S ribosomal protein L3 is translated as MEYIIEKIGMSRTIAVPSVPVTLLRVLEAKVCSVDENKRALVSYASGKKMNKAIAGQQKKYNLSAEFNRFVTLDVANAEAGDLDTAPLGDAKTLKVSLNTKGRGFSGVMKRHNFGGGPGAHGHRFHRSTGSIGNREWPGRVQKGKKMPGHYGNTQVTVKNEIVSFDAQNGILAVKGSVPGANGSLGKARIVK
- the rpsC gene encoding 30S ribosomal protein S3 codes for the protein MGQKVNPIGLRLGINRNWDSRWFPGKQTLATSIGEDYKIRTFLKKELYYAGVSQILIERTAKKLRVTVVAARPGIIIGKKGSDIEKLRVKLTKLIDKDVNVNIKEERRPQSSAQLCAENVAMQLERRVAFRRAMKKVIQGAQKSGAKGIKISVSGRLGGAEMARTEWYLEGRVPLHTLRAKIDYGFAEAHTTYGVIGVKVWIFKGEVLVKGLAPEKEEAPEKENTRKPRARKERGKN
- the rpsS gene encoding 30S ribosomal protein S19, which produces MARSLKKGPFVDAHLLKKTVEAKETKSNKPIKTWSRRSTIIPDMIGITFNVHNGRNFVPVYVTENHIGYKMGEFAPTRTFKGHKGSVQKKIGK